The Cohnella abietis genome has a segment encoding these proteins:
- a CDS encoding putative bifunctional diguanylate cyclase/phosphodiesterase, whose amino-acid sequence MSHNGGRKSPVNGWSNNGLWLAGIVASVVLTASVVSLGWLSARRRTMIASSAPSYQLELLDSLYNDSPIVFAVIDRHGRFLDINRDPSEMVGYTKEDMTGQQFATMVDADSLEITGQIFQQTLRGGKCSQEIKIIHKQGHSIDLNIHTSPLVRRKKTIGILVFIQDISDRKRSLERIRYMAYYDDMTGLPNRRFFTNRLEEKLKAAGKNGTRLAVCYMDVDRFKLVNASFGRDFGDMLLLQIAERLTRCLPEPGDLARMEGDEFAACLDHLEDSEDVNRRLDAMMSVLEEPFELSGIPVHITVSFGVAVSEGASADAGTLLKRADTALHRVKENGKNNYMLHSDDMDNIALHKLTIQHEMRRALANNEFILYYQPQYDLASGQIVGLEALIRWMHPERGLVPPGEFIPAAEESGIIVPLGNWVIEEACRQNKAWQDAGMPCIPVSVNLSFRQFTELNLTGKVASILEKTGLKARYLEIEITESMTMDVERASKCLKELTELGVNISIDDFGTGYSSFHYLKSLPIARLKIDRSFVRHIQQDTNDAAIVAAIIAMAHNLQLQVIAEGVETQDQLHFLRSHRCDEMQGYYGSPPLSSANVLELLQEKLNRPALPTYH is encoded by the coding sequence ATGTCCCATAATGGGGGAAGGAAGTCGCCTGTGAACGGATGGTCCAATAATGGCCTTTGGTTGGCAGGTATTGTTGCCAGCGTAGTTTTGACCGCAAGCGTCGTATCATTGGGTTGGTTGTCCGCACGAAGGCGCACGATGATTGCGTCCTCCGCTCCTTCCTATCAGCTTGAATTGTTGGATTCTTTATATAATGATAGTCCGATTGTATTTGCGGTTATAGACCGACATGGCAGATTTCTTGATATTAACCGCGATCCTTCTGAGATGGTTGGTTACACCAAAGAGGATATGACCGGTCAACAGTTCGCTACTATGGTGGACGCAGACTCACTTGAGATAACAGGGCAAATTTTCCAACAGACACTAAGAGGGGGGAAATGCTCGCAGGAAATTAAGATCATTCATAAGCAAGGACATTCTATCGATTTAAATATACATACCTCACCGCTGGTCAGAAGGAAGAAGACCATTGGGATTTTGGTGTTTATTCAGGATATAAGCGACCGTAAACGCTCCTTGGAGCGGATTCGATATATGGCGTATTACGATGATATGACGGGGTTGCCGAACCGTCGATTTTTTACGAACAGGTTAGAGGAAAAATTAAAGGCTGCAGGCAAAAATGGAACACGGCTTGCGGTATGCTATATGGACGTAGATCGGTTTAAACTAGTTAATGCTTCATTTGGGAGAGATTTTGGAGATATGCTGCTACTGCAAATTGCGGAGCGGCTGACAAGATGCTTGCCAGAGCCTGGTGACCTCGCTCGTATGGAAGGCGATGAATTCGCCGCATGCCTAGATCATCTCGAGGATAGTGAAGATGTGAATAGACGTCTGGATGCGATGATGTCTGTTCTGGAGGAGCCGTTTGAATTGAGCGGCATTCCGGTTCATATCACGGTAAGCTTTGGGGTTGCTGTGAGCGAGGGTGCCTCGGCGGATGCAGGAACCTTATTGAAGAGAGCGGATACGGCATTACATCGGGTTAAAGAAAATGGTAAGAACAACTATATGCTGCATTCAGATGATATGGATAATATTGCACTGCACAAGCTGACGATTCAACATGAGATGAGACGTGCCCTTGCGAACAATGAATTCATACTCTATTATCAGCCTCAATATGATTTGGCTTCTGGTCAGATCGTAGGGTTGGAGGCGTTAATTCGTTGGATGCATCCAGAGCGCGGTCTCGTTCCACCTGGAGAGTTCATCCCCGCTGCAGAAGAGAGTGGCATTATTGTTCCGCTCGGCAACTGGGTCATCGAGGAAGCGTGCAGGCAGAATAAGGCTTGGCAGGATGCGGGTATGCCTTGTATACCGGTGTCTGTTAATTTGTCCTTCCGGCAATTTACCGAGCTCAATTTAACAGGTAAAGTAGCCAGTATTTTAGAGAAGACAGGCTTGAAGGCCCGTTATTTGGAAATTGAAATTACTGAGAGCATGACGATGGACGTCGAACGCGCATCTAAATGTTTAAAGGAATTGACGGAGCTTGGAGTAAACATTAGCATTGATGATTTTGGAACGGGATATAGCTCCTTTCATTACCTGAAGAGCTTACCGATCGCACGTCTCAAGATAGATCGTTCCTTTGTTAGACATATTCAGCAGGATACTAATGATGCAGCTATTGTGGCGGCCATTATTGCAATGGCACATAATCTACAATTACAGGTTATCGCCGAGGGAGTAGAAACACAGGATCAGTTACATTTCTTGCGTTCTCATCGTTGCGACGAGATGCAGGGTTATTATGGAAGCCCGCCGCTTTCAAGCGCGAATGTGCTGGAATTGCTCCAAGAGAAATTAAACCGTCCGGCTCTTCCTACGTATCATTGA
- the nrdF gene encoding class 1b ribonucleoside-diphosphate reductase subunit beta → MCALKAVNWNRPDDDFTITFWNQNIMQFWTDEEIPLSDDKMSWMMLSEQERELYMKVLGGLTLLDTVQGGVGMPRILEHVEGLQRKAVLGFMGMMEQIHAKSYSSIFTTLATTEEIDSVFRWVENNPRLQKKADTIVQYYNNIDSSKSLFLAMAASVLLESYLFYSGFFYPLYLAGQGKMTSSGEVIDLILRDESIHGLYVGVLAQEVYAKLDEDEQKDAYEVLHGLLMFLHQNEEQYTDELYSSIGLAEEVKTFIRYNANKAFMNMGFDPVFPEEDVNPIVFNGISTRTKQHDFFSKKGNGYVRTIHVEPMTDDDFTFDIKS, encoded by the coding sequence ATGTGTGCTTTGAAAGCTGTTAACTGGAACCGTCCAGACGATGATTTTACGATTACGTTCTGGAATCAGAATATAATGCAGTTCTGGACAGATGAGGAAATTCCTTTGTCTGACGATAAGATGTCCTGGATGATGCTGAGTGAGCAAGAGCGTGAGCTGTATATGAAGGTTCTGGGAGGTTTGACACTTCTAGATACTGTACAGGGCGGAGTTGGAATGCCGAGGATCCTAGAGCATGTAGAGGGGCTTCAGCGCAAAGCTGTGCTTGGGTTCATGGGGATGATGGAGCAGATCCATGCGAAATCCTATAGCAGTATTTTCACTACTCTTGCAACAACAGAGGAAATCGACAGTGTGTTCCGTTGGGTGGAGAACAATCCACGACTGCAGAAAAAAGCAGACACGATTGTGCAATATTACAATAATATAGACTCGTCTAAGAGCCTGTTTTTGGCGATGGCAGCATCGGTTCTACTAGAAAGCTATTTGTTCTATAGCGGGTTTTTCTATCCTCTTTACTTAGCTGGACAGGGCAAGATGACAAGCAGCGGCGAGGTTATCGATCTTATTTTGCGGGACGAGAGCATTCACGGTTTATATGTTGGCGTTCTTGCACAAGAGGTTTACGCTAAGCTTGATGAGGACGAGCAGAAGGATGCTTACGAGGTTCTACACGGGCTTCTAATGTTTCTGCATCAGAATGAAGAGCAGTATACGGATGAGCTGTACTCATCTATCGGCTTGGCTGAAGAAGTCAAAACCTTCATTCGTTACAATGCGAACAAAGCATTCATGAATATGGGCTTTGATCCTGTATTCCCGGAGGAGGACGTTAATCCTATCGTATTTAACGGGATTAGCACTCGTACGAAGCAGCATGACTTTTTCTCTAAAAAAGGAAACGGGTATGTGCGGACTATCCATGTAGAACCAATGACTGACGATGATTTTACTTTTGATATTAAATCATAA
- the nrdE gene encoding class 1b ribonucleoside-diphosphate reductase subunit alpha, which produces MRHIELNNLLMQKDPEGFFQLDKDIEAVKEFMEDVYSKSIPFATSNEKVHYMVDNNFYEDVFKLYSEQEVDEIYDITYSYNFEFKSYMAASKFYTDYAVKTDDKSQYLEHFADRVAIVSLHLARGDRAIARSLASSMMEQRLQPATPTFLNAGKSRRGEMVSCFLLEVDDSLNSINYGVGTCMQLSKIGGGVAVNLSKLRGRGESIKGVEGAAKGIMPVLKLMEDAFSYADQMGQRKGSGAGYYNIFGWDVMEFLDSKKINADEKTRLKTLSIGLIVPDKFYELAEKNEPLYVFAPYTVYKAYGEHLDDLNIDEMYDQLLADDRVKKKVIMSARDMLGKIATTQLESGYPYIMNKSNANRAHALKDIGSVKMSNLCTEIFQLQETSDIGDYNEPDTIRRDISCNLASLNIANVMGLRKIKESVHEGIVALTAVSDMTTVANAPGVAKANAELHSVGLGAMNLHGYLAKNKIAYESPEARDFVRTFFMMMNFHSLEKSSDISRVTGVTFQGFERSEYAKGTYFDRYLNTDYRPVTEKVKQLFEGIAVPSPEDWLKLKADVAQNGLYHAYRLAIAPTQSISYIQNATSSVMPIVEPIETRTYANSTTYYPMPFLSRDNFFFYKSAYQMDQFKVIDLIAEIQPHIDQGISTVLHVNSDVTTRQLSRLYVYAAKKGLKSLYYTRTNRLSVEECITCSV; this is translated from the coding sequence TTGCGTCACATTGAACTTAATAACTTATTAATGCAAAAAGATCCAGAAGGCTTCTTCCAACTAGATAAGGATATTGAAGCGGTTAAAGAATTTATGGAAGACGTCTACAGCAAGAGCATCCCATTCGCAACATCCAACGAGAAGGTCCATTACATGGTGGATAACAATTTTTACGAGGATGTATTTAAACTATATAGCGAGCAAGAAGTCGATGAGATATATGACATCACCTATAGTTATAACTTCGAATTTAAGTCATATATGGCAGCTTCCAAGTTTTATACGGATTATGCTGTAAAGACTGACGATAAATCGCAATACCTGGAGCATTTTGCAGATAGAGTGGCTATTGTGTCACTTCATCTAGCAAGGGGAGACCGTGCAATTGCTCGTTCGCTAGCTTCATCAATGATGGAACAGCGGTTACAGCCCGCAACTCCAACCTTCCTTAATGCAGGTAAGAGCAGACGTGGTGAGATGGTGTCTTGCTTCCTGTTAGAGGTTGATGATTCCTTGAATTCCATCAACTATGGAGTTGGAACGTGCATGCAGCTGTCTAAGATCGGCGGAGGCGTGGCTGTGAACCTGTCTAAGCTTCGCGGACGTGGAGAGTCGATCAAAGGAGTGGAGGGCGCAGCGAAGGGTATTATGCCCGTCCTGAAGCTCATGGAGGATGCCTTCTCGTATGCCGATCAGATGGGACAACGTAAAGGCTCTGGCGCAGGCTACTACAACATCTTCGGTTGGGATGTTATGGAGTTTCTGGACAGCAAGAAAATTAATGCCGATGAGAAAACACGCCTAAAAACTTTGTCGATCGGACTCATCGTTCCTGATAAGTTCTATGAGCTAGCTGAGAAGAACGAGCCGTTATATGTGTTCGCACCTTACACTGTGTACAAGGCTTACGGAGAGCACTTGGACGATTTGAACATAGATGAAATGTATGATCAGCTGCTTGCTGACGATCGTGTGAAGAAGAAAGTCATTATGAGTGCGCGTGACATGCTTGGCAAGATTGCTACGACCCAATTGGAGTCCGGCTATCCTTACATCATGAACAAGTCCAATGCCAACAGAGCTCATGCTTTGAAGGACATCGGAAGCGTCAAAATGTCGAATCTTTGCACAGAAATTTTCCAACTACAAGAAACGTCGGATATTGGCGATTATAACGAGCCAGACACGATCCGTAGAGATATTAGCTGTAATCTTGCTTCCTTGAACATCGCGAATGTTATGGGACTACGCAAGATTAAAGAATCGGTACATGAAGGCATTGTTGCATTAACAGCAGTTAGCGATATGACTACAGTTGCTAACGCTCCTGGCGTAGCTAAAGCGAACGCAGAGCTGCATTCGGTAGGCCTTGGCGCGATGAACCTGCATGGTTATCTGGCTAAGAACAAGATTGCTTATGAAAGCCCAGAGGCACGTGATTTCGTTCGTACCTTCTTCATGATGATGAATTTCCATTCGTTGGAGAAAAGCTCAGACATCTCTCGCGTTACTGGCGTTACCTTCCAAGGCTTTGAACGCTCTGAGTATGCCAAGGGAACTTACTTCGACCGTTATCTCAATACTGACTATCGTCCAGTTACAGAGAAGGTTAAGCAGCTGTTTGAAGGGATTGCAGTGCCATCTCCTGAGGATTGGCTGAAGCTGAAGGCGGATGTTGCTCAGAATGGCTTATATCATGCCTACAGACTGGCAATTGCACCGACCCAAAGCATTTCCTATATTCAGAATGCGACATCGAGCGTAATGCCTATCGTAGAGCCGATTGAGACGCGTACTTATGCGAATTCGACTACTTATTATCCGATGCCATTCCTAAGCCGCGATAATTTCTTCTTCTATAAATCGGCTTACCAAATGGATCAATTCAAGGTTATTGATCTTATCGCTGAAATTCAGCCCCATATCGATCAGGGGATTTCGACTGTGCTTCACGTCAATAGTGATGTAACGACAAGACAGCTATCGCGATTGTATGTATATGCGGCCAAGAAGGGCCTTAAATCGCTTTATTATACGCGTACGAACAGATTGTCCGTAGAAGAATGCATTACTTGCTCGGTATAA
- the nrdI gene encoding class Ib ribonucleoside-diphosphate reductase assembly flavoprotein NrdI, which yields MLIAYDSKTGNVRRFIDKLKLPSIQIEETLNVDQSFILVTYTTGFGQVPDKVVSFLKRNHEKMRGVSASGNRNWGDGFALSADRIAEMYGVPVISKFELSGTTRDVERFVQEVRAVASH from the coding sequence ATGCTAATTGCATATGATTCCAAGACAGGAAATGTACGGAGGTTCATAGACAAATTAAAGCTTCCGTCGATCCAAATCGAGGAAACCCTCAATGTTGATCAGTCATTCATTCTAGTTACATATACAACTGGTTTCGGACAAGTCCCGGACAAGGTAGTGTCCTTCTTGAAACGGAATCATGAGAAAATGCGGGGAGTATCCGCGAGCGGGAATCGTAACTGGGGAGATGGATTCGCTCTTAGCGCTGATCGTATAGCAGAAATGTACGGTGTACCCGTGATTAGTAAATTCGAGTTGTCCGGTACTACACGGGACGTAGAAAGATTTGTACAGGAGGTGCGCGCAGTTGCGTCACATTGA